GTACTCAGCCTCGCAAGAAGAGAGAGCCACTATCTTCTGCTTCTGCGAGCTCCAAGTGACAAGATTGTTGCCAAGGAAAAATACATTGCCGGAGGTGCTCTTTCTTCAGTGTCACCGGCATGATCACTATCTGTATAGCCAACAAGCTTCACCTCGCCGTGCCCGGCCTGATAACGACAGCCGTAGCCCAGCGTCCCTCGAATATACCTGAGAATCTGTTTCACGGCTGCCCAATGATGAGTGCTCGGGGTCTCCATGAATCTGCTTACAATTCCCACGGCATGTGCGATGTCAGGTCTTGTGTTGACAAGATAGCGAAGACTGCCTATCACACTGCGGTACAACTTGGGATCAAACAGCTCGCCTTCATCCTCCTTCCTGAGCTTCAAACGACACTCCATTGGAGTGCTACTACTGTTGCACTCTTCCATGCCGGCTACCTCTAGGATTTTCTCCGCATAACTCCGCTGATGAAGTGTGATTTCACCCTCTGTTTGGGATACCTGAATCCCCAAGTAGTAGCTGAGTAATCCAAGGTCACTCATCTTGAAGAGCATCTTCATCTGATCCTTGAACTCTCTGATTAGCCCTTTGTCCGTGCCGGTAATGACAAGGTCATCCACATACACTCCAACTAGCAGAAAAGTGGACTCATCTCCATGCCTGTAGACTGCATGTTCCAATGGACTTCGCTCAAACCCAAGATTGACAAGAGAATCATGAAGCTTTGCATACCAGGCTCTCGGTGCTTGACAGAGGCCGTAGAGCGCCTTGTGCAGCCTCAGTACACGGTGCTCTTCCCCTGGCGCAGCAAATCCGGGCGGCTGGTCTACATACACCTCCTCACTGAGATCGCCATTTAGGAATGCCGATTTGACATCCATATGGTGAACTTCCCAGCAGTGgtgcgcggcgagcgcgagcaGAACGCGCACAGTCTCCAACCTGGCCACTGGCGCGAACGCTTCCTCATAGTCCACCCCTTGCTTCTGTACGTATCCCTTCGCCACTAGACGGGCCTTGTATTTGGTGATATTGCCAGCAGGATCCCTCTTGACTTTATAAACCCACTTCAGCCTGATGGATTTATGACCGGCAGGCAGGTCTGACATTTCCCAAGTCTTGTTCTCATGGATGCAACGTATCTCCTCCACCATCGCGGCCTTCCACGGTGCATCACCCAGGGCCTCTTCAACATCGCGCGACTCTTCGGCACTGAGAAGGCAGCTCTCATGATACTCATATTCAGCATCTTCTTCTGTGGCATCCATGACACACGACATGCGTCGGTACCTGATTGGTCCGGTGTCCACGTCCCGCCGGTTTTCGTCTTGTGACAGTGGAGTGGCCCACCTAATCTCAGGCGTTCTCAGAGTCTCTTATGTACTTGGCGTGGCTATTTCCCCCATGGATGAAGCTGGCGTCTCTCCCTGTACTGCCGTCCCAAGTGGTGTCGTCGGGGGCAGCGGCGTACTAGGCGAGCCACCATGAACTCCTCCGGTGTCCAGCTCCACCACACCTGGTTCTGTGGTGTACACCACAGTGAAAACGTCCGGCGTGGCCTGCGCCGGGGCCACGGTCACCGCGTCCCAGCTCCATGCTCGTCCTTCCTCGAAGAGCACATCACGAGTGACTTGTACCCTCTTTGTTTCAGGATCATAGACACGGTAGCACTTCGCCCCCTCTTCATATCCGACGAAAATCATCGGCTTGGAGCGGTCAGAGAGCTTTGTAATGCCCGGCCCCAACAACTTGACATGTACTATGCAACCAAAAGTCCGCAGATGCTGAACCGCCGGCTTTCGCCCGTGCCACGCTTCATACGGCGTGACGCCTTCGAGGCTGTGGGTGGGAGCTCTGTTGAGTAGATACACTGCAGTTTTCACAGCCTCTCCCCAGAAATATGCAGGTACTGCCATGCTCTTCATCAGGCATCTTGCCATCTCTACCACGGACTGATTTCGCCTCTCCACCACACCATTTTGTTGGGGAGAGTAAGGTGCCGTGGTGTAGTGTTTCACGCCCCTTTCGCTGCATTACTCTTGAAATTCCGACGAGTTGAACTCCCCTCCGCGATCAGACCTGAATGCTCGAAGTTTACAGTTACCTTCAGCTTCTGCCATGGTCTGAATCCTCTTGAAACAGGTGTGTGCCTCATCCTTAGACTTGAGCAGCTCAATCCACATGTACCGACTATAGTCATCAACAACAAGGATGAAGTATTTGTTCCCTCTTGGTGTTGGTGGCGTGATCGGACCACACAAATCTGTATGCACTAGCTCCAGACCATGCTCTGCTCGATATGAACTCGCCTGCGGGAAAGGGGCTCGATGTTGTTTCCCTAGTGCACACCCATCGCAATACTGCTCGATGCGAGCTATCTCAGGCATACCTCGGACCATCCCTTTTGCAGACATGGCACGCAGCGCTCGGAAATGCAAATGCCCCATTCTAGCATGCCACTTCCAAGTCTCCTCATCCACTTTGGTCATCAGACACACCGGCGTGTCAATGGTCAGCATGCCGGTGTACAAACGAGTGCTTGATCGCCGGACACGAGCTAGTATGCGTTGAGCTGGGTCATGTACTGTCATCAAACCATTCTGAATCCCAATCTGACACCCACCTTCGTCCAACTGACCAACAGAGATTATGTTGCTTCGCAGGCTCGGTATGTAGTATACCTCTGTCAAGGCTCGCCGCTCTGGCACTTGAAAACAATGGATCCCCTGCCACGGATTGCTACATGTGACCCATCTCCAAATTTGACCGTGCCATGCACGCCCTCATCAAGCTTAGCAAACATGCTCTTCTCTCCTGTCATGTGACTTGTGGCACCCGTGTCAAAATACCATAGACCGTCAGGGGATGGCACGGGGATTACCTTTTCTTCATTGAGAAAAACTGCCTGTGGTGCCACTGGTTCAGCCGCTGTGCCGGGGGTGACCATGGCCATGAACAGGCCTTGCTCATGctcgtcgccttcttcgcgcacCAGATTGGCTTGTTCCTTCTTCCCTTGCTGGCCTTGTTTTTCCAGATACGACCAACAGTCTTTCTTCCAGTGGCCAAGTTTCCCACAGAAGTGACATTTCCCTTTCTTCTTTCCGCCCGATCCACCGGATCCACCAGCGCCGCCGTTGCCGGCCGCGGGTTTGCCTCCGCCGGGAGACTTGTTCTTGGCCGGCTGCTTGTTCttgccggcgccgccgccaccagacgatgagccgccgccgccgagcttcTCACGGGCCAGCCACTCCTCATGAGTGAGCAGAAGGCGCCCGGTGGATTGCGCACCGTCATCGAGGTCGTAGTGGTCCTCACATGCAGAGAAACGCCCAACGAGCTCTTCAATGGACATGGTTTTCAGATCAATCAAGGACTCAATCGCCATGGCCATCGGGCGGTACCTCCGCGGCACCATTCGGAGGAACTTCTGGACGGCCTTGTGCTCGGTAACGGGGTCGCCGTACAACTCCAGATCGGCAACGAGGCCAGAAAGCCGCAGCCCAAAATCCTCGACGGACTCCCCGTCTCTGAAACGGAGATCCTCGAACTCCCGCCGGCGCACCTGCGCCTTGGCTTCACGGGCGCGCTCGCTGCCCATGCGCATGGTCTTGATTGTCTCCCACGCCTTCTTCGCCGAGTCCTTGGCGGCCAGCACGCGCAGCATCTCCGGCGGGATGCCGGTCAGAAGGATCTGTAGCGCACGCCGGTCATCGTtctcggcggcggcgtcgtcggTCACCACACACCAGACGCGGGCGACCTGCAGCTTGACCTGCATGACCAGCGCCCACTCCTGGTAGTTGGTGCGCGTCAGCATCATCGACGTCCACGTCTCCTCGCGCACGACGCGCTCCACCACACGGAgctcgccgctgccgctgccggtGAGGCGCGCGAGCGGCGCCTTTGACGACGGtgtcttgctcttcttctcctccGTTTCCGTGTCCGACATGACCGCAGTGGATCAAACACCACTCGATCAACCAGGCGCAAGATCAAACACCTGCAGCTCTGATACCAAATGTCGTCGCCGGATCGATCGAGAGGAGAAACGAGTGAGGGAGGGATGAACACACGCGAGGAGGAAGAACTGGTATATTTTGTGCCGTCGAACTCGACAGCGTTTTTCTGTTATTCCTCTTGCTTTTCCTTAGCGATTACAAGGCTAACTACCTCCCGATCAGCTGCTCTAGATCCGCGTCCGTCGCGCCATCCCACGATTGCGTCACTAGTGCCATACCGATCGGGAGTTTACATCAAAACAGAAAACGGGAAACTGGAGATCGTGCAACAGCACGTCTCGCTACCTAGCTACGTGCATGCGCATGGAGCTGTCCCATCGGACTCGCATGCATGCACTTATTCTATGCTGAAACAGGTACGCAATGGAGCTGAACTTAATTAGGTCCTACAGTGCTCACGGACACGGCTGTCGCCTGTAGCATTCACCTGGTCACCCTCAGCTGCTGGTCGATCAGCCTCTACCACGACCAGTCTCAGACTTCAATCTTGCCAATGCAAACAACCCTATAGCAAGTAGCTAGATACATGATTTTCTGAAGACTTGCCTCATAGTAGCAACGTGATGGAGGAAGACATGCCTAATCCACAAAATCCATAGCTAAGCACTGACACGTGATATATATCTTTTATTTGGGGGTACAGGTGATATATATATCTAGGTGTATATGCATTTTTTACTACTCCATGCACACCATCTGCATAATACAAGACACCATCTAGATCTATGGACTAGGGGTGCAAATTGTACTACGACGTAATTTTGTGGTGTACATTTGTGAATTATACTATGATAAACTATACCAACTCACAAATATAGTGATTATACTACTAAAATTTGCTAAATACGAATGGAGGTACGGCAGCCTAACACTACCTATGCCAGTCGCAAAGCCCAGAAAAGAGTGCAGGGTACAGAAGAAAATTAAGTTTATTCACTAACAGACAGTACCTCAATTACATTACATTGGTATACAATCATACACACTGAGGAAATGTTAAGCAAAAAAAAATGATAGAGAGGAAAAGGAAGACCTGTAGGTCCAAGAGTACTTCTGGGAACAACAGCGATGCGGACGGGTCATGCGCTTGGGGAAGACAACGTTGCTAGCATCCTCATACTCAAGCTGGATCCATGCTGGTTGCGGGAGACAAGATCCACGCCCACATCACCTGGACGGACGCCGAGGGAAACGACACTGTGCAGATCGACGATCTCGCCTCCTCCCTTGCGCAGATGCTCCTGAGACCCTGCTACACATCCATCGCTGTTACTGGCCCAGGAGACAAGCCGCCGTAGGCAGTCACCCCTGTGAGCTGTGGCCACAACAACGACTTGAGCTGCGGGGATGCCTGCAGCTGAGGAGGAGCAGGCTCAAGGCAACAAATCAAGAGGGCAAATTATTGGGACGGCTCATCCGGTGGCAGCAATTTTGGAGTGACCGGAtggaagaaggaaagaagaaaGGGGATCGGGGCATCAGGCAAGAGAAACATAGTATTTTTTTTAGCGGTGGCAAGAGAAACATGTGAGCGTGTGAAGGTGTGTGTGAGTGAAATAAAGATTCTTTTTCTTAAGCGTAGAGTGAGAGAGAAGATGTGTGAGCGCTGGTGTGCATCTGCTTAAGCGTGTTGGGCTAAAGCCCAAATAATCATATAATACCAGCACAAGAAAAGAAGCAACTTTAAGTATATACTGTATATACGTGTGTTTAGCACAAATTTCATTATTTTCCATACAATCCTTCAGTACATTATTCATATGACTAAAAAACCCTCACATATACCAATGCGTCATATTTGGACTCAAATTTAAGCAGCTGAAACTTTACGCAAATACATATATTCAACCTGAACAAAGCTATTGCAGTGTGATGTTTCCGTTGGTCCAAATAAGCTGACATTCCATGACAAGCCATACCCACACTAAAAACATGATTGCCCGACCACACGTCACTCCTGAACAATTCGACGCGAACGTGCCCTCTCGATACTTTCCGAAACATGAAAGGGGAATTCCTCTAATGCTAAACATAACGACTTCACGACCAACCGACAGAAGAACTTAATATTTACTTCTTTGAAGCAAACTTTGATCCATCCTAACCCGCACTTATGTGCGGAAAATTAGCATCAAAGTGCTAGCGAAGAGGAGAAAACAAGAAGGGCACTGAAATTCACAAGATCCAAGTTTAATACACTTTTTCTAGATGACCAATTTATTTGCTCGATGTTCACAGGGAGGGATACCTGTATAGGCAAAATTACATTATTTCTCTCCCAAACATTGGTATACGATCCGGCATTTGCTTGCAATTTCATGTTCTATCGTTCAAGCTATATATGTGTTTACTATGTGTATCTGGACTTTATGTTTCAATTTTGCACATAATAGTGAAACCAATTTTGAATGGAGGATTTCGGCTTCGTACATACTAAGAATATTGATAGATAATACTGATAATACACCTAAAACTTAGACTACACTCTCATGAACCACTTTGGTTGTAATTATAATGATCATTCCCGAAATTGCACGGGCTCTCTTCATAGAACTGACATGGCACACGATGCTAATGCAATTCATTAGACATAAACTTTCCCAGTATATTAACACAAAGTCTAGAGATATGTATATCTCCTATATGACACATATACTTCTTTTTGTACACAAATAATAGTTCCTGATTTATATTCGATTGCATTTTCTGTTCTTTCACAAAAGTTTTAGTGTGCATACGTAGTTTCCTGAAAAGTTGGCATTTATTGAATTCTACCGAGAGATAGGAATATAGAGGAATGAGGTGCACTTTCTAGgatcattttttttatttcctATTCTAGGATTGTTCTATCTTATGTCATTACCTTAAAATCCAATATAATGCAGTGGTCTGTGTGTTCTTTGTGTACATGGACTCCTATAGTATGGCGACAATGTTAATATATATGTTATCTTGACATATGTTCCCTTTATCATGATGGCAAGTGATCACGTCACATTCATAGTATGAGTAAGTATGCCATTCACCCTCATGGACAATGACAATCGTAATATCTCTTTTGCTATTGTACCAAATGATCAGCTCACCATGCGTGGAAATATATTTTTAATTAGCTAAACTTTTGAGTTCAACTATGCAAACATAGATCTCACGTTATTTATGTTTTTAAGGAgggaatttttttgttttatcCAGCTTTCGATGACAAGCAGAATTATAAATTAATATATGTGTTGTACTCCACTTACTACTGATAAGTTTATAAATTTCATACAACCTTGGGAAAATGAAATAGAACTCTTGCAACCAACCACCAACTTGCATATGTGTTTAGAAGTTTATCTTTCCATCTATGGCATTTCTTTTGTGGATCCAGAATATAATATTGAGAATGAAAAAGTGTATCATGTGCCCTTTTGAAGTAATAGTTATTTCCTCAAGCATGATGTATGCAAGAAAAAAATATTCATTGATAAATAGAATAATGCGAAATGACTATAGagcaatataaatttatattgtaAAATAGAAACCAATAGAGGTGCTTCTAATTTGATTTTACAGAAATTAAATAATATGATGCTATTAATAAATAGCATAAAGTTCTAGCCCGCGCATCGAGCGGGCCACTTTcctagtccccaaaataataaaatgaatattattcctaaaaggaaaatattcatttttctctcttaaacccatttcagaactttgtgctccaaagcaacctcaatttttcttgctcagaaaaatctgacataattcctaaatattcttaggaccatggcacatcttcccatgcaaaaatattgcatcattttttgtaatatttttgctgtagaaaatcttttcacttctggaccagaaatgcaccttgtacagcaagtgcatttttccttgagcttttggccttgagatttcttgagcttaaagatcttcctaagaaaccctaaaccccaggagattagccctaatggccttctagaatgtggccaaacttggcgaccaagtttctgacagaaacttgccagcttggtagAGTCGCGTCTGGTCGGCCTGGGTATGATCCATCACCTCTCCTAGACGTAGCACTGCACGGTCGAGCTTGTAGAAAAGGTTTGGCCGCTCCTGGCCGTCGTTTTGgccatgccagcttggtgaccgtgcgaggacacggcgcctggcagcgtctcgacgcgctcCGGCTAGCGCTTTGCATTCTGTTTCGCGCGTGTGCATGCAAGCGCTCGCCTCCGACTGCCGCAACGTGCCACAACCCTCGACCCATCACCCTTGacccctccctggcgctcgccgacgccggagccgccgcagcaagcccggtcaagtcgcggccaaaacggcacagtgcgcgcatgtgcttgtccccatctcaaaccgcctcctgtgctcgtccgcgagcgtgggcAAGCGCCGGCGTTGACGTTGCACCCTGTCCCCTCGCGTTGGAGCCTCTCGTCGACGTTCGACGCGTGTCCAGAGCGCTCCGGTGGTGACACGCCCTCCCCCCCCTCTACTCCGGCTATATAAAGCCACCCCGCCTCCCTTGctagccacgcaccactccacaccacctccacgaacacgtagacgagaagaagcccggtcgggcaggcctctggccgtcgccccaACCCGAGGACTCCGACGATCCCCGCAGGCCAGTTGCCGTTCTccagggcctctcgagctcaagcagctgcttgGGCAGGGCCTTGGTGGTCTGCTGGAGCTGCCTGGATCCCGCCAAGCCCTCGGAGCTGCCTCTAGCCACCGTCTTCCACCTCTCCGGCGAACCCCGTCCGCCACTGAAGCTTGCGACCTCGACTGCGACCTGCTCCGTCCACCTttcgccaagccacgggtacgggcaggtgcgccgcgagccccacttccgatctatccctctagcctagccccaaaccccctcgtcgccggcatgagctccggcgaagcaccGCCTCCCATCTGATCTCGGTCCCCTCCCTCTCTCCTGACTGGTGGGGCccagtgtcagcctcaccactcgcgcccgaagcggtacgagtggaggcgcactcccacttgacgccttcgacgtcaccccccccccccccccaggattttctatttattcaaatttagttcagaaatttgactaaactttgacaagccaccatttctaaaccataagtccaaatgaattgattctttttgcattgtttttgttacagaaagctctagcagcacaccaaaaggtggatttttccttgctatctagaatttctggtgattttcagaatgtgttttgacatttatttttgtggttttaaaatattttcaaaaggaggatcttgccttgaagctaaccaggaggagtgtgaccctcctctgcactaaggcaagccacaacatcatttggat
The sequence above is a segment of the Aegilops tauschii subsp. strangulata cultivar AL8/78 chromosome 6, Aet v6.0, whole genome shotgun sequence genome. Coding sequences within it:
- the LOC141025718 gene encoding uncharacterized protein, with the protein product MSDTETEEKKSKTPSSKAPLARLTGSGSGELRVVERVVREETWTSMMLTRTNYQEWALVMQVKLQVARVWCVVTDDAAAENDDRRALQILLTGIPPEMLRVLAAKDSAKKAWETIKTMRMGSERAREAKAQVRRREFEDLRFRDGESVEDFGLRLSGLVADLELYGDPVTEHKAVQKFLRMVPRRYRPMAMAIESLIDLKTMSIEELVGRFSACEDHYDLDDGAQSTGRLLLTHEEWLAREKLGGGGSSSGGGGAGKNKQPAKNKSPGGGKPAAGNGGAGGSGGSGGKKKGKCHFCGKLGHWKKDCWSYLEKQGQQGKKEQANLVREEGDEHEQGLFMAMVTPGTAAEPVAPQAVFLNEEKVIPVPSPDGLWYFDTGATSHMTGEKSMFAKLDEGVHGTVKFGDGSHVAIRGRGSIVFKCQSGEP